The Trueperaceae bacterium region GAGCAAGCAGGGAGGCTGCCCGTCGCTCAGAACTGTTCGGTGTTGGCTGACAGCCAGCGGACGAGCCGGTCGAATCGGAACGCCCCACGCTCGTACAGTTGGTGGATGAAGTCGTACGTGGCTCCGGCCGAAGCCGTGATCCGCTGGCCGTTGATGGCCAAGAACGTGTAGGTGGCCGCGAAGGCGGTCCGCTTGTTCCCGTCCACGAAGGGGTGGTTCTGCGCCAAGCTCTCCCAGAGCGC contains the following coding sequences:
- a CDS encoding type II toxin-antitoxin system death-on-curing family toxin codes for the protein MTEYLTVAEVLAIHEDQVQRYGGESGVRDLGSLEAALFRPQTGYYPTVIEEAAALWESLAQNHPFVDGNKRTAFAATYTFLAINGQRITASAGATYDFIHQLYERGAFRFDRLVRWLSANTEQF